From the genome of Desulfitobacterium chlororespirans DSM 11544:
GCTTTTTCAATTCCCGCTCCAAGATGGGGAGGTCGATCTCTTTTATCCAGTTGATACCTTGGGCAAAAGTCGAAGTGACTTTAAAACCCTTTCGATGTAGAAAAATAATGCCGTCTGCGAGATGGGGAAGCGTCTGCCGGCTGATAGTCATCTTGACAGGCTGGTCCGGCCAAGCCTTGGCGAAGAAATCCACGTTGATTTGGTCATAGGAGTTATTCCGGTTTTGGTTGTGCATGCCGGGGGTTCCATCAAGACTTAGGCTGCACCAGAAGGTTCTTCTGTTGGACCACAACCAGTTTGCAGCGTCACCATGTATATGGAGTCCATTGGTAGTGGTAAAACATAGATATCTCTTTGGCCAGGTCTTGCTGTGCAGATAGTCATGAGCTCTTTTGATAAGTGGAAAATTTAAAAAAGGTTCTCCACCGAAAAAATCAAAGATGATTTCTTCGTATCCATCATCAGCGGCCATTTCTTCGTCAATGATAGATTTTGCTATAGCAAAAGTCATCTCCTCGGATGTTTTGTATTTTTCATAACAGTATATGCAGTTTAGAGAACAGCGATTGGTGACAATCATCATGACATTCTTGCGAACGCCTTGTCTGATTTCGCCCATAAACAAGCACCTCCTCTTGGTGGATGTCCTCCCTCAACATCTCTTGCTGTTGAGGGAGGACCTTCTAATTTGATAGTTACATGAGTAAAACACAGCTGGACTTCAGGCTTTCATATGCACATGTGCCAGTGCACTCTCCCGCACATGATCCCCCACAGGGGCAATTTTTAGGTCCGGCTAGAATGTATTCGGATAAGTCTTCATTCACGACGAGAAGTTCGGAGAGTTTATCTAAAAGCTCATTTTCAAGCTTAAACATGTTAACACCTCCTTTCTGACCTTCTATGGAAGCGGGCCCTTTCCATAGCATTATTATTTCATACCGTGGTGCTAGTAAATAGGCCACTGGACCACGGAAGAATACTCAAAAAGAGTATTTTTAGTACTAAAAGTACTATGGCTGGTTATGTAGTAAACGGTGGCATTGTCTCTTAAAGACTTTAAAGGACTTTAAGGGCAGTACCCCGCTTTTGTTTATGTACAGTCAACGTTTTGGGATTATCCAAATGGGGATACTTTTTTAAGGTTTGACAGGAGAATGGTTTTTAAATATAATGAACGTAGCCATTTTATATACAGTGTTTATGAAAATGACGATGTCCATAATTCTCAGCAATTTCTTTTTGATGGAGGTGAAAAAAGAATAGTGAAGTTA
Proteins encoded in this window:
- a CDS encoding radical SAM protein, which translates into the protein MGEIRQGVRKNVMMIVTNRCSLNCIYCYEKYKTSEEMTFAIAKSIIDEEMAADDGYEEIIFDFFGGEPFLNFPLIKRAHDYLHSKTWPKRYLCFTTTNGLHIHGDAANWLWSNRRTFWCSLSLDGTPGMHNQNRNNSYDQINVDFFAKAWPDQPVKMTISRQTLPHLADGIIFLHRKGFKVTSTFAQGINWIKEIDLPILERELKKLIVFYKANPEFPVASLLDYPIHALCRELPHEEKWCGCGESMKAYFVDGTLYPCQCFTPLANETSREQLYESIDFKQTAAFVCDECLGCPYLPICPTCYGSNYIQRGSMGRRDQSLCAFYRACIDASAQFRATQIIHNHPTPVDLTPEEYYVLKGTKLLHELCS